GCGCCACCGTATCGGTCCGGCGGACGCGATCGCGCAGCAACTCGGACACGCGCGCAAGGACCCGGTCGCCGACGCCGTGCCCGAAACGGTCGTTGACCTGCTTGAAATGGTCGATGTCGAGCAGGACGAAGCCGACCGGGTGGCCCAGTCGATGGGACTGGTCCACCTCCGCTTCGAGTCGTTCCTGGCCGTACCGGCGGTTGAACGCGCCGGTCAGGCCGTCGACGGTGGCCAGTTCCTGCAGCTTGGCCTCGAGCTGCTTGCGCTCGCCGATGTCCATCACGGTGCCGGCCATGCGGCTCGGCTCGTCGTTCTCGTTCCGGCGGACCACCCGGCCGCGCACCAGGCGCCACTCGTAGCCACCGGACTTTCGCCGCAGGCGCACGTCCATCTGGAATTCGCGCTTGGAGCCGTCGAGGTGCGCCGCCCAGCGCTCGATCAGGGCCTGCCGATCGTCCGGGTGAACCAGGTCGAGCAGCGCGTCGCGATGCGGGGCGACATCGTCGGGCGAATAGCCGAGGCGCTCGGCGGCCGCGTCGCTGAAGGCGAACTCCCCGCTCTCCAGGTCCCAGTCCCAGAAGCCCAGCTTGGCGCCCTCGATGACCAGCGACAGCTGCTCTTCCCGGTCGCGCAATTGCCGCTCGGCGTTGTAGCGGCGCGTGATGTCGGAGAAGGTGGCGACCACGGAGAAGGGCTGATCGGTGCCCTGGAGTTCGATCACCTCGGTGCTGATCTCGATCCAGCGAACGGAGCCGTCCCTGTGGCGCAGACCCAGCGGCACGTCCCGTTGCGGCTGCCGAGTCAGCACCGTCCTGGCGACGGGACGCTCTTCCTGGGCCAGGGTGCGCCCTTCGGCGTCGAGAAACTCCAGGTCGTTGAAATCGCCCAGCGAGCTAGCCCGCAGCGTGTCGAGGGGACGGCCCAGGAGTTCGGCAGCGCGGTCGTTGGCCAGTTCCACCGAGGCGTCGGCGCCGATCAGCAGGACACCGTCGGCCATGGCCCGGATGACGGATCGCAGCCGGACCTCGCTGGTCTCCAGCTCGCGCTGGATGCGGTTGGCGACCGTGATGTCCTCGACCAGCACGAGTAGCGCCTCGGGGGCCGCGCCCTCGCGCTCGCCGATCACGCTCAGGTCGAGTCTCAGCTGGACGATCCTGCCGTCGGGCCGGCGGCACTCCAGGTCGCGCACGTCGGCCAGCCGCCGGCCGGAGCGCAGGCCCTCCAGCGCGTCCAGAACGGTTCGACGATGCTCGCCCTCGAACAGGTCGGGGAGGTTGCCGGGCAGTGCGCCGTCGTCGTGTCCCTGAGCCCCGCCGGCCTTGCCGGGGCCGCCGAACAGCTCGCGCAGCGCCGGGTTGCCGCCCAGCCAACGGCCGACGACGTCAATGCTGCCGATCCCCACGCTGGCGCGCAGGGTCACTCTCGACAAGGCATCGAGAAATTCGCTACTCATGGACGGAGCTCACGGCGTGTTTCAAGGGAACGCCGGCGCGGCATCGATCGGCCACACTCGACGGACTGCGGTTCCCGGGAGCGGGCCCGGGAACCGACGCGAGACGACGGGGCCGGCGGTCAGGGGCGCTGCCGATCGCGAATGGCGCGGAACTCGTTGCCGTCGTACCAGTTCGGCCAGACATCGTTTTCGGCCAGGTAGCGGCCGACGCGGTACAGCACGGTGGCGTCCTCGGCCACGCCGCGGAAGTCCCAGTCGGGGTCGAACACGTCGCCGACCTTGTGATAGCGGTTGTCGCGGTACTCGCGCTCGATCGCCAGCACGTAGTCCTCACCTTCCTCGACATGGGTGAAGCCGCTCTTGGCGTACAGGGCGGGGATGCCGGCGCGGGCGAAGTTGAAATGATCGGAGCGGTAGTAGTACCCGGCTTCCGGGGTGGGCTCGGGGACGATCACGCGGCCGTCCTCGTCGAGGGCGGCCTCCAGGATCGGCTCCAGCTCGGAGGAATCGATGCCGACCACGACCATGTCCTCGGTCGGCCCGGCCATGAAGTTGACCGCGTCGAGGTTGATCGCCGCGACGTGCTCGGAAGGCGGCACGATCGGGTCGTTGACGTAGTGGCGGGAACCGAGCAGGCCGTATTCCTCCAGCGTCACGGCCAGGAACAGCACGCTGCG
Above is a genomic segment from Halomonas denitrificans containing:
- a CDS encoding diguanylate cyclase; translated protein: MSSEFLDALSRVTLRASVGIGSIDVVGRWLGGNPALRELFGGPGKAGGAQGHDDGALPGNLPDLFEGEHRRTVLDALEGLRSGRRLADVRDLECRRPDGRIVQLRLDLSVIGEREGAAPEALLVLVEDITVANRIQRELETSEVRLRSVIRAMADGVLLIGADASVELANDRAAELLGRPLDTLRASSLGDFNDLEFLDAEGRTLAQEERPVARTVLTRQPQRDVPLGLRHRDGSVRWIEISTEVIELQGTDQPFSVVATFSDITRRYNAERQLRDREEQLSLVIEGAKLGFWDWDLESGEFAFSDAAAERLGYSPDDVAPHRDALLDLVHPDDRQALIERWAAHLDGSKREFQMDVRLRRKSGGYEWRLVRGRVVRRNENDEPSRMAGTVMDIGERKQLEAKLQELATVDGLTGAFNRRYGQERLEAEVDQSHRLGHPVGFVLLDIDHFKQVNDRFGHGVGDRVLARVSELLRDRVRRTDTVARWGGEEFAMILPGTDADGAAGFAQTVLDGMAAIETPDGVPLSASLGAVSLRKDESATELVRRADRLMYRAKQSGRARVEVEKDD